Proteins from one Flavobacterium branchiarum genomic window:
- a CDS encoding DUF5522 domain-containing protein produces the protein MNGLKVKNCSSCGTAFDCGDSPNGNKCWCNDFPPIFVPSEVVDCLCPNCFKNACSVKIDDFVNTITPEITIDNKASALPKNNTLIEGIDYYLENGNYVFKEWFHLKRGSCCGNKCRHCPYK, from the coding sequence ATGAATGGTCTTAAAGTAAAAAATTGTTCTAGTTGTGGAACTGCATTTGATTGTGGTGATTCTCCCAATGGAAACAAATGCTGGTGTAATGACTTCCCTCCTATTTTCGTGCCTTCGGAAGTTGTAGATTGTCTTTGCCCGAATTGTTTTAAAAATGCGTGTTCCGTAAAAATAGACGATTTTGTAAATACAATTACTCCCGAAATTACAATTGACAATAAAGCTTCGGCTTTACCCAAGAATAATACTCTTATTGAAGGAATTGATTATTACCTAGAAAATGGAAACTATGTTTTTAAGGAATGGTTTCACTTAAAAAGAGGAAGTTGTTGTGGCAATAAATGCAGACATTGCCCATATAAATGA
- a CDS encoding ABC transporter substrate-binding protein, giving the protein MKSSLHKIVFLFSFLVLIGCKKNESTTETKAEIGQNSIEYASGLSINKFEGYSVVKVTNPWPEANKDYTYILKEKDGVVPDSLKTFTAIQVPLQTIVVTSTTNIPFLEMLDVENNLVGFPHTDYISSEKTRELIDKGSVKNVGQNEKLNIEQLIELSPDLIVTFGVDNNNAMLDNLQKSGLKVLIQADWMEQSPLGKAEWIKLYGALFGKEAKAKELFDKIVGSYNETKKLVASKEASSTVLYGSMYMDQWYVAKGNSWVAQFMADAKADYLWANLEGTGSQGLSFEKILDKAKTASVWIATGSFKSLAELEKSNPHYSQFDAFKTKNIYTFESKFGATGGTVYYELAPSRPDLVLKDYIKIFHPELLPSYEFTFASKLN; this is encoded by the coding sequence ATGAAATCGTCATTGCATAAAATTGTTTTTCTTTTTTCTTTTTTAGTATTAATAGGTTGTAAGAAAAACGAAAGCACTACAGAAACAAAAGCTGAGATAGGTCAGAATAGTATCGAATACGCATCTGGACTTTCCATCAATAAATTTGAAGGATATTCAGTTGTAAAAGTTACAAATCCTTGGCCAGAAGCGAATAAAGACTATACTTATATATTAAAAGAAAAAGACGGAGTTGTACCAGATAGCTTAAAAACCTTTACTGCAATTCAGGTTCCATTACAAACAATCGTAGTAACATCGACTACCAATATTCCATTTTTAGAAATGTTAGATGTTGAGAATAACTTGGTAGGATTTCCGCATACTGATTATATTTCTTCTGAGAAAACAAGGGAATTAATCGATAAAGGTTCTGTTAAAAATGTTGGTCAAAACGAGAAGCTAAATATAGAACAGCTTATTGAACTATCACCAGATCTGATTGTTACTTTTGGAGTTGATAACAATAATGCGATGTTAGATAATTTACAAAAAAGTGGTTTAAAAGTATTGATTCAGGCTGATTGGATGGAACAATCTCCACTAGGAAAAGCAGAATGGATTAAATTATACGGAGCATTATTTGGAAAAGAAGCAAAAGCAAAAGAGCTTTTTGATAAAATTGTAGGTAGTTATAATGAAACTAAAAAACTAGTAGCTTCTAAAGAAGCATCTTCTACAGTTTTATACGGTTCAATGTATATGGATCAATGGTATGTTGCCAAAGGAAATAGCTGGGTAGCACAGTTTATGGCAGATGCCAAAGCAGATTATTTATGGGCAAATTTAGAAGGCACAGGAAGTCAAGGGTTATCATTTGAGAAAATATTAGATAAAGCAAAAACAGCTTCAGTATGGATAGCAACAGGATCTTTTAAATCATTGGCAGAATTAGAAAAGAGCAATCCACATTACAGTCAGTTTGATGCATTCAAAACAAAAAACATATATACTTTTGAAAGTAAATTTGGAGCAACTGGTGGGACTGTATACTATGAATTAGCACCAAGCAGACCAGATTTAGTTCTTAAAGATTACATCAAAATCTTTCATCCAGAGTTATTGCCTAGTTATGAATTTACTTTTGCATCTAAATTAAATTAA
- a CDS encoding iron ABC transporter permease, which produces MANQKRNTILFFILGLALLLLFFLDISFGSITIPFKEVYTSLTGGEASKSTWEYIIINYRLPKAITAVLVGVGLATSGLMMQTLFRNPLAGPDVLGLSSGAILAVAIVILGAGLLPSFLNTILLSSYGIVLASTLGSISVLFLVLLVSQRLRNTMAILIVGLMFGSFTSAIVGVLTYFSSAEQLQKFTFWSLGSLGNLSWSSIVVLAISVSIGLLLSACSIKPLNALLLGENYAKSMGLNFKKTRLIIILATSILAGSVTAFAGPIAFIGLAVPHIAKLTFRTSNHAVLYWSTIFYGGIIMLFCDIASQLPGLETTLPINAITSIIGAPVVIWLLVRKRNFE; this is translated from the coding sequence TTGGCGAATCAAAAACGAAATACAATCTTGTTTTTTATACTCGGTTTAGCACTTTTGTTACTATTCTTTTTGGATATTAGTTTTGGGTCGATTACAATTCCTTTTAAAGAAGTTTACACTAGTTTAACAGGTGGCGAAGCAAGTAAATCTACATGGGAATATATCATTATTAATTACCGTTTACCTAAAGCAATAACTGCCGTATTAGTTGGTGTTGGATTAGCAACAAGTGGATTGATGATGCAAACATTATTCAGAAATCCATTGGCAGGTCCTGATGTTTTAGGATTGAGTTCAGGAGCTATATTGGCTGTAGCAATTGTAATTCTAGGAGCTGGTTTATTGCCTTCGTTTCTAAATACAATTTTATTGTCAAGCTACGGAATTGTATTAGCTTCTACATTGGGAAGTATTTCGGTTTTATTCTTAGTTTTATTAGTTTCACAACGATTACGGAATACAATGGCCATTCTAATTGTCGGACTTATGTTTGGTAGTTTTACTAGTGCTATCGTTGGAGTTTTGACTTATTTTAGTTCGGCAGAACAATTGCAAAAATTTACTTTTTGGTCTTTAGGAAGTCTTGGTAATCTTTCTTGGTCTTCAATTGTTGTGCTAGCAATTAGTGTTAGTATCGGATTGCTTTTAAGTGCTTGCAGTATAAAACCATTAAATGCCTTGTTGTTGGGAGAGAACTATGCAAAAAGTATGGGGCTTAATTTTAAGAAAACAAGATTAATAATTATTCTTGCGACAAGCATTCTTGCAGGAAGCGTTACAGCTTTTGCAGGACCAATTGCTTTTATAGGATTGGCAGTTCCGCATATTGCAAAGCTTACATTTAGAACTAGTAATCACGCTGTTTTATATTGGAGCACTATTTTTTATGGTGGAATAATTATGTTGTTTTGTGATATTGCATCGCAATTACCAGGATTAGAAACTACGTTACCGATTAATGCAATAACATCTATAATAGGAGCACCAGTGGTAATTTGGTTATTAGTCCGAAAGAGAAATTTTGAGTAA
- a CDS encoding ABC transporter ATP-binding protein, whose protein sequence is MKNILSTSNLSIGYKSKKTSVTIAQNLNLNLELGSLIALIGANGIGKSTLLRTITGIQHPLSGTVLLNGKSVFEYKPIELAQNLSIVLTEKLPTSNLSVFELVALGRQPYTNWIGTLSQYDIQKVNEALELTQIRHLSHKKHYEISDGQLQKVLIARALAQDTPLIILDEPTTHLDLLHKVALFKLLKKLTHETGKCILFSTHDIDLAIQLSDEMIVMTPETVIQDEPCNLIATGSFATLFKDDNITFDAEKGKFVIT, encoded by the coding sequence ATGAAAAATATTCTATCAACTTCAAATTTAAGTATTGGTTATAAGTCCAAGAAAACGAGTGTGACTATTGCTCAAAATTTAAATTTGAATTTAGAGCTAGGAAGTCTCATTGCTTTAATAGGGGCAAATGGAATTGGTAAATCAACTTTATTACGAACAATAACAGGAATTCAACATCCATTATCAGGAACAGTTTTACTTAACGGCAAAAGTGTCTTTGAATACAAGCCAATTGAGTTAGCTCAGAATTTAAGTATCGTTTTAACCGAAAAACTACCAACAAGTAATCTTTCCGTTTTCGAATTAGTAGCTTTAGGACGTCAGCCTTATACAAATTGGATTGGAACGCTATCTCAATATGATATTCAAAAAGTAAATGAGGCATTAGAGCTTACACAAATAAGGCATTTGTCACATAAAAAGCATTACGAAATAAGCGATGGGCAATTGCAAAAAGTATTAATTGCCCGAGCTTTGGCACAAGATACACCGCTTATTATTTTGGATGAGCCTACAACACATCTTGACTTATTACATAAAGTAGCCTTGTTTAAGTTACTCAAGAAACTAACGCACGAAACAGGAAAATGTATTTTATTTTCTACGCATGATATTGACTTAGCAATTCAGTTAAGTGATGAAATGATTGTAATGACACCAGAAACAGTTATACAAGATGAACCTTGTAATTTAATTGCAACTGGGAGTTTTGCCACTTTATTCAAAGACGATAATATTACCTTTGATGCCGAAAAGGGAAAATTTGTAATTACTTAA
- a CDS encoding tRNA (cytidine(34)-2'-O)-methyltransferase — protein sequence MLNIVLVEPEIPNNTGNIGRLCVGTQSRLHLVHPFGFVINDKNLKRSGLDYWVHLDVTEYQNVAEWKAQIPDLSRVFLMSSHAENSYLEADFQDGDWLVFGKESVGLSQEVLAQFENHLTIPMSSLIRSFNIANSVAFVVGEAKRQIGVKQR from the coding sequence ATGCTAAATATAGTTCTAGTAGAACCTGAAATACCTAATAACACTGGAAACATTGGTCGCTTATGTGTGGGTACGCAAAGCCGATTGCATTTAGTTCATCCTTTTGGTTTTGTTATAAATGATAAAAACCTAAAACGTTCTGGCTTGGATTACTGGGTTCATCTTGATGTAACTGAATATCAAAATGTAGCCGAATGGAAAGCTCAAATTCCAGACTTGTCACGCGTTTTCCTGATGAGCTCACATGCCGAAAACTCATACCTCGAAGCTGATTTTCAAGATGGTGATTGGTTGGTTTTTGGTAAAGAAAGTGTAGGATTGAGCCAAGAAGTTTTAGCCCAATTCGAAAATCATCTTACGATTCCGATGTCTTCATTAATCCGAAGTTTCAATATTGCTAATTCTGTTGCTTTTGTTGTTGGTGAAGCCAAGAGACAAATTGGGGTAAAGCAACGTTAA
- a CDS encoding pseudouridine synthase — MSHQHFILFKPYGYLSQFIYELKRKKKLLGELHNFPEGTMAIGRLDEDSEGLLLLTTDGKVSEQIRSKKVDKEYYVQVDGIITPEAIEELQKGVEIGFDGGKYKTKPCTAFIVTEIPDFGPRGKKIRDERHGPTSWASITVNEGKFRQVRKMTAAVGFPTLRLVRVRIGNVYLQGLKAGEVLEVDDFQINN; from the coding sequence ATGTCGCATCAACATTTTATTCTTTTTAAACCATACGGTTATTTGAGTCAGTTTATATACGAACTAAAAAGAAAGAAAAAACTATTAGGAGAGCTACATAACTTCCCTGAAGGTACAATGGCCATAGGTAGACTTGATGAAGATTCTGAAGGATTGCTTTTACTTACTACTGATGGAAAAGTAAGCGAACAGATAAGAAGTAAAAAAGTCGATAAAGAATATTATGTTCAAGTTGATGGAATTATTACTCCTGAGGCTATTGAAGAATTACAAAAAGGAGTAGAGATTGGTTTTGATGGCGGAAAATATAAAACCAAACCTTGCACCGCTTTTATAGTTACCGAAATACCAGATTTTGGTCCAAGAGGAAAAAAAATCAGAGATGAACGTCATGGCCCTACTTCATGGGCATCTATAACAGTAAATGAAGGTAAGTTTCGTCAAGTTCGAAAAATGACTGCTGCTGTTGGCTTTCCTACTCTACGATTGGTACGTGTTCGTATAGGAAATGTATATTTGCAGGGCTTAAAAGCTGGTGAAGTTTTAGAAGTTGATGATTTTCAAATTAACAATTAA
- a CDS encoding T9SS-dependent choice-of-anchor J family protein, translating into MKNIYSLRHLVAFFSFFYCFSGNLLAQVPSNPSPQAIPYKQNFDGLLPGATVYPAGFQGWQAGTTQNTATYGTGLTGDKNLIGGSTAATNSGNVHNYNGKIGFLNTTTADFALGFAFSSLNNSAIIVQYDAMIIRNLYDGAAVNRLQEMALQYRVGITGAFVTLPSTAYSNNSVTPQTGAVTTPLDNQMTRISVALPSDCDNQPVVQIRWIARLASGTLGARQSFAIDNIEIQSDKVAPISVVGYPKIDNILSDEFDFSNQIDEVGKTYYVLVSSTDSAPTSLQIKNGFNASGTAALQSGSLDITDKTEVCTKTITDLTLNTAYSVYSISEDPYGNIQASATKLDVTTSSVILPKLTPSKTIMNFVPVEQKFNSSSLSYQLGGTNLRGIVTVTASGNFAVSRDNANFQSSVQYDIADFDGNATPTVYVRFKPNTIGNFSGQIANQTADGRTKVVALSGVGIDPYIQDFNDADVLTNSGWTAYNVSGTNNKWVSTTTNPKSAPRAIVMNGYSDNGPSKDWLISPKLQLDTFDKFPLLSFHSRKYFPGPSLKLMVSTNYDGVSSPETATWIDLDGKFPTVTGSYVQSQYINLGDYKTNHTYLAWVYETTIGGGSGNASEWTIDDVAITDDLNFVDSNPNLDFGDVRPNSISDSKSFIFKAGGHGNITITAPTDYKVSLDNSNFQLSVNVLEADALIGKTVYTRFTPLTKELKIAGPLTISGTVLDKKIGTLTGSSLPKEDTFDIVTYNLKFFGTDVKDISGKEFGPTDNALQIANVAKVMIKLDADVYAVQEVSDDKAMDELIKQISVGGKTFSKVTSPRWSYSFNAVNPNFPAQKIVVIYNTKNIIVKNTSVMFDELYDKVQAEPEPKNINIPNYPSPDGSGANFFSSGRLPYVVDIEANIGGVKREISIIGLHARANSGSDMSKYNMRKYDTKVLKDNLDANYPDASFIILGDFNDDVKKSVVGNNPSTYEIMVKDTDRYNALTLDISNAGVNSYYDFNPESFLDHIMISNELNSEYIANSTAVYDPRNDISNYINTTSDHGPVIARFELKGTTLGTIDFETKNGIAVKAYPNPATDVVNILVKTVDDKKLKLRLYDITGRMIGSPIDVTGGQDKNTSVIQVSDLKSGIYIYTLTENNKVIFKDKIIKK; encoded by the coding sequence ATGAAAAACATTTACTCTTTACGCCATTTAGTGGCATTTTTTAGTTTTTTTTATTGCTTTTCGGGAAATCTCTTAGCGCAAGTACCAAGTAACCCTTCTCCTCAGGCTATTCCTTACAAACAAAATTTCGATGGATTACTTCCCGGTGCTACAGTTTATCCAGCTGGATTTCAAGGTTGGCAAGCTGGTACAACTCAAAATACTGCCACTTATGGAACAGGCTTGACTGGGGATAAAAATTTAATTGGTGGAAGTACAGCTGCCACAAATAGTGGAAATGTTCATAACTATAATGGAAAAATAGGTTTTTTGAATACAACTACTGCTGATTTCGCATTAGGTTTTGCTTTTTCAAGCCTTAATAATTCTGCAATTATAGTTCAATATGATGCGATGATAATCCGTAATTTATATGACGGAGCAGCAGTTAATCGCCTTCAAGAAATGGCTTTACAATATCGTGTTGGGATTACAGGAGCTTTTGTTACTTTACCGTCTACGGCATATTCAAACAATAGTGTGACTCCACAAACAGGAGCTGTTACAACGCCTTTGGATAATCAAATGACTCGAATATCAGTAGCATTGCCTTCCGATTGTGATAATCAACCTGTAGTGCAAATAAGATGGATTGCTAGATTGGCATCAGGTACGCTTGGGGCTCGTCAATCTTTTGCAATCGATAATATAGAAATTCAGAGTGATAAAGTTGCACCAATTAGCGTTGTAGGTTATCCAAAAATAGATAATATATTATCAGATGAGTTTGATTTTTCTAATCAAATAGATGAAGTTGGAAAGACCTATTATGTATTAGTATCTTCTACAGATTCAGCACCAACTAGTTTACAAATAAAAAACGGTTTTAACGCTAGTGGAACTGCCGCTTTGCAATCAGGTTCATTAGATATCACAGATAAAACTGAGGTTTGTACAAAAACGATTACAGATTTAACATTAAATACTGCTTATAGTGTTTACTCTATTTCTGAAGATCCTTATGGGAATATACAAGCCAGTGCAACTAAATTAGACGTTACAACTTCAAGTGTAATATTACCAAAATTGACACCGAGTAAAACAATAATGAATTTTGTACCCGTTGAACAAAAATTTAATTCATCATCTTTAAGCTACCAGTTAGGAGGAACTAATCTTAGGGGAATAGTTACTGTTACAGCATCAGGTAATTTTGCAGTTTCAAGGGATAATGCTAATTTTCAATCTTCAGTACAATATGATATAGCAGATTTTGATGGAAATGCGACACCAACTGTTTATGTTCGTTTTAAACCAAACACAATTGGTAACTTCTCAGGGCAAATTGCAAATCAAACCGCTGATGGCAGAACTAAAGTGGTTGCTTTATCAGGTGTAGGAATTGATCCATATATACAGGATTTTAATGATGCAGATGTTTTAACTAATAGTGGTTGGACAGCTTATAATGTATCAGGGACTAATAATAAATGGGTTAGTACAACCACTAATCCGAAGAGTGCTCCTAGAGCCATAGTGATGAACGGATACTCAGATAATGGTCCTAGTAAAGACTGGTTGATTTCACCTAAATTACAACTAGATACTTTTGATAAATTTCCATTATTGTCATTTCACTCTCGTAAATATTTTCCTGGGCCAAGTTTGAAATTAATGGTTTCTACGAATTATGATGGGGTAAGTAGTCCAGAAACTGCTACTTGGATAGATTTAGATGGTAAATTTCCTACTGTAACTGGTTCTTATGTACAATCACAATATATTAATTTAGGAGATTATAAAACGAATCATACCTATTTGGCTTGGGTATATGAAACGACAATAGGTGGTGGAAGTGGTAATGCTTCAGAGTGGACAATCGATGACGTAGCCATAACTGATGATTTAAATTTTGTAGATTCAAACCCTAATTTAGATTTTGGTGATGTAAGACCGAATTCGATTTCTGATAGTAAATCTTTTATATTCAAAGCTGGTGGTCATGGTAATATTACAATCACGGCTCCTACAGATTACAAAGTATCTCTTGATAATTCTAACTTTCAACTAAGTGTAAATGTTCTTGAAGCTGATGCATTAATAGGGAAGACAGTTTATACTAGATTCACACCATTAACAAAAGAACTGAAAATAGCTGGTCCATTGACTATTTCAGGAACGGTATTGGATAAAAAGATTGGTACATTGACAGGTTCTTCTTTACCAAAAGAAGATACTTTTGATATAGTGACGTATAATTTGAAATTTTTTGGAACTGATGTTAAAGATATTTCTGGAAAAGAATTTGGCCCAACGGATAATGCATTACAAATTGCAAATGTTGCTAAAGTTATGATTAAGCTTGATGCAGATGTTTATGCAGTGCAAGAAGTGTCAGATGATAAAGCTATGGATGAATTAATTAAACAAATAAGTGTTGGTGGTAAAACATTTAGTAAAGTAACATCGCCTCGTTGGTCTTATTCATTTAATGCTGTTAATCCAAATTTTCCAGCACAAAAAATAGTTGTGATTTACAATACTAAAAATATTATAGTAAAAAATACAAGTGTAATGTTTGATGAACTTTATGATAAGGTACAAGCAGAACCAGAACCAAAAAATATTAATATACCTAATTATCCAAGCCCAGATGGTAGCGGTGCTAACTTTTTCTCATCTGGTCGTTTGCCGTATGTAGTAGATATAGAAGCGAATATTGGTGGAGTAAAAAGAGAAATTTCAATTATAGGTCTTCATGCACGTGCAAATAGCGGAAGCGATATGAGTAAATACAATATGCGTAAGTATGATACTAAAGTATTAAAAGATAATTTAGACGCTAATTATCCAGATGCTAGTTTCATTATACTTGGAGACTTTAATGATGATGTAAAAAAGTCAGTAGTAGGTAATAACCCATCTACATATGAAATTATGGTCAAAGATACAGATAGGTATAATGCTTTAACTTTAGATATTAGTAATGCAGGAGTAAATAGTTATTATGATTTTAATCCAGAAAGTTTTTTAGATCATATTATGATTTCAAATGAATTGAATAGCGAATACATCGCTAATTCAACAGCAGTATATGATCCTCGTAATGATATTTCTAATTACATTAATACAACTTCTGATCACGGACCAGTAATTGCTCGTTTTGAATTAAAAGGAACTACGTTAGGTACAATAGATTTTGAAACAAAGAATGGTATAGCTGTAAAAGCATATCCTAATCCAGCTACAGATGTAGTTAATATTCTTGTAAAAACGGTTGATGATAAGAAACTTAAATTACGACTTTATGATATTACCGGACGTATGATAGGAAGTCCTATTGATGTAACAGGAGGACAAGATAAAAATACTTCAGTGATTCAAGTAAGTGATTTAAAATCGGGTATCTATATCTACACTTTAACAGAAAATAATAAAGTTATCTTTAAAGACAAAATCATTAAGAAATAA
- a CDS encoding RNA polymerase sigma factor — translation MNNDREGQLRIYQLFSPVLYGICLKYMKNEDDAKDVFQESFIIVFQKINQYKFEGSFEGWMKRIFINKLIETLKKRKKDYLFLDVFDYETEIIEEDELESIPITQEKLIEYIQDLPDQYRMVFNLFVFEKMKHKEIAEMLQITEGTSKSNLNRAKKILQTKILAVLNFKTA, via the coding sequence ATGAACAATGACAGAGAAGGACAATTGAGAATTTATCAATTGTTCTCTCCTGTATTGTATGGAATTTGTCTAAAGTACATGAAAAATGAAGATGATGCGAAAGATGTCTTTCAAGAATCCTTTATTATCGTTTTTCAGAAGATCAATCAATATAAATTTGAAGGTAGTTTTGAGGGATGGATGAAACGAATTTTCATCAACAAACTTATAGAAACTCTTAAAAAGAGAAAAAAAGATTACCTCTTTTTGGATGTTTTTGATTACGAAACAGAAATTATCGAAGAGGATGAACTAGAATCTATTCCGATAACACAGGAAAAATTAATCGAATATATTCAGGATTTACCCGACCAATACCGAATGGTATTTAATCTATTTGTATTTGAAAAAATGAAACACAAAGAGATTGCAGAAATGCTACAAATTACGGAAGGGACTTCAAAATCAAACTTAAATAGGGCAAAAAAAATATTACAAACGAAAATTTTAGCCGTATTAAATTTTAAAACAGCATGA
- a CDS encoding protease complex subunit PrcB family protein, translated as MKKIIFGLFVAFGISSCSMNSDNDYESCGDYSNVAFSGFPLECNYTIKDMPIASMAVAIKTQEKMDSFFTKNTNPCATAVNPNIDFTKNYLVGVFSGPKPTGGYEIKISSIIENSCEVIVQFYEKEPLSDEPVTSPATNPYDFVLIPKTDKPIYLNKISQNKNFIVLGSYSSECNGADCQLFFNINSLNVIQYLNVVAGQYDFNKYSYKALSKKGDYSDFSKLVPAEILSLNGQNKTYGSPDSDNQGGIYFELTQGNKTSKILIDNDNTPDQSPEIIAFKKAIKDKIAVLRN; from the coding sequence ATGAAGAAAATTATTTTTGGCCTATTTGTTGCCTTTGGAATCAGTTCTTGCTCAATGAACTCAGACAATGATTATGAGAGCTGTGGTGATTATAGTAATGTTGCTTTTTCGGGTTTCCCATTAGAATGCAATTATACCATAAAAGACATGCCGATTGCTTCTATGGCAGTAGCCATAAAAACACAAGAAAAAATGGATTCTTTTTTTACCAAAAATACTAATCCATGTGCTACGGCAGTAAATCCTAATATCGATTTTACCAAAAATTATTTAGTTGGTGTGTTTTCAGGACCAAAGCCAACAGGTGGTTATGAAATAAAAATTAGTTCAATTATAGAGAACTCTTGCGAAGTAATAGTTCAATTCTACGAAAAAGAGCCTCTTTCTGACGAACCAGTTACCTCTCCAGCTACAAACCCTTACGATTTTGTTTTAATTCCAAAAACAGATAAACCTATATATTTAAACAAAATAAGTCAAAATAAAAACTTTATCGTTTTAGGAAGTTACAGCAGTGAATGTAACGGGGCTGATTGCCAATTATTTTTCAATATTAACAGTTTAAATGTAATTCAATATTTAAATGTAGTTGCTGGCCAATATGATTTTAACAAATATAGCTACAAAGCACTATCTAAGAAAGGCGACTATTCTGACTTTTCAAAGCTAGTTCCTGCAGAAATTTTAAGCCTAAATGGTCAAAATAAGACCTATGGAAGCCCAGATTCTGACAATCAAGGAGGGATTTACTTCGAATTAACCCAGGGAAACAAGACATCTAAGATACTGATAGACAATGACAACACACCAGATCAAAGCCCAGAAATAATTGCATTTAAAAAAGCTATTAAAGATAAAATTGCTGTTTTAAGAAACTAA
- a CDS encoding DNA recombination protein RmuC — protein MVNLFPLLLVFIIALICGVFIAKLIFSARFQSEKVSLNEKLIAITNQFQLQKEHFQSEKNNLEKQLQVSNSDKEIIRTEKDSLAIQLSKKEVDFENLWERHKEQKSEVEQIQEKFAKEFENLANKILEEKSTKFTAQNNENMKNILLPLQDKIIGFEKKVEDTHKESIDYHAALRQQIIGLSEMNAQMSKETLNLTKALKGDSKMQGNWGELVLERVLEKSGLEKGREYEVQQSFTNEAGLRVLPDVVIHLPDGKKMIVDSKVSLTAYEKWTNEEDDSLKAAYLKEHVNSIKRHVEQLGNKNYHDLYQIQSPDFVLLFIPIEPAFAIALNEEPTLYNRAFEKNIVIVTPTTLLATLRTIDSMWANQKQQENAFEIARQAGALYDKFEGFVADLIKIGNKINDSKTEYDSAMSKLVEGRGNLIVSVEKLKKMGAKAKKSLPENILTRASNNEN, from the coding sequence ATGGTGAATTTGTTTCCTCTTTTGCTCGTTTTTATTATTGCTTTAATCTGTGGAGTTTTTATAGCTAAACTTATTTTTTCTGCAAGATTCCAGTCAGAGAAGGTGAGCTTAAACGAAAAGTTAATTGCAATAACGAATCAGTTTCAGTTGCAAAAAGAGCACTTTCAATCAGAAAAAAACAACTTAGAAAAGCAACTTCAAGTATCAAATTCGGATAAAGAAATTATTAGAACCGAAAAAGATAGTCTTGCGATTCAGTTATCAAAAAAAGAAGTTGATTTCGAGAATTTATGGGAACGCCACAAAGAACAAAAAAGTGAAGTAGAGCAAATTCAGGAAAAATTTGCCAAAGAATTTGAAAATCTTGCCAATAAAATACTCGAAGAAAAATCGACAAAATTTACTGCACAGAACAATGAAAACATGAAAAATATCTTGTTGCCTTTGCAAGATAAAATCATAGGATTTGAAAAGAAAGTAGAAGATACACATAAAGAAAGTATTGATTATCACGCCGCTTTACGTCAGCAAATAATAGGATTGAGTGAAATGAATGCTCAGATGAGTAAAGAAACGCTTAACTTGACAAAAGCCTTAAAAGGCGATAGTAAAATGCAAGGGAATTGGGGAGAATTAGTTTTGGAACGAGTTCTCGAAAAGTCAGGATTAGAAAAAGGAAGAGAATATGAAGTACAACAAAGTTTTACTAATGAAGCAGGGCTTCGTGTTCTTCCAGATGTAGTGATTCATTTACCAGATGGTAAAAAAATGATTGTAGATTCTAAAGTTTCATTAACGGCCTATGAAAAATGGACAAATGAAGAAGATGATAGTTTAAAAGCAGCTTATTTAAAAGAGCATGTGAATTCTATAAAACGCCATGTTGAGCAACTTGGAAATAAAAATTACCATGATTTGTATCAAATACAAAGTCCAGATTTTGTTTTGCTTTTTATACCAATAGAGCCCGCTTTTGCAATCGCTCTAAATGAGGAACCTACCTTATATAATAGAGCATTCGAAAAGAACATTGTAATTGTTACACCAACTACATTATTAGCCACTTTACGTACTATAGATAGTATGTGGGCAAACCAGAAGCAACAAGAAAATGCATTTGAAATCGCAAGACAGGCTGGAGCATTATATGATAAGTTCGAAGGATTTGTAGCCGATTTAATTAAAATTGGAAACAAAATTAATGATTCGAAAACAGAATATGATAGTGCCATGAGCAAGCTAGTAGAAGGCCGAGGAAATTTAATTGTGAGCGTAGAGAAATTAAAAAAAATGGGAGCAAAGGCAAAGAAATCACTTCCAGAAAATATATTAACAAGAGCAAGTAACAATGAAAATTAA